Proteins from a single region of Desulfobacter postgatei 2ac9:
- the aguB gene encoding N-carbamoylputrescine amidase, translated as MEKVNVAVTQMACSKTYETNVNKAERLVRDAAARGANIILLQELFSGPYFCKVQDFTYFSLARKTAESDLIKRFSALAKELCVVLPISFFERANQAYFNSVAMIDADGTVMGIYRKTHIPQGPGYEEKYYFSPGDTGFKVWDTRFAKVGVGICWDQWFPEAARSMALMGADILLYPTAIGSEPKMPGYDSQPHWQRTMQGHSAANVIPVCASNRIGTEKDQDIEMTFYGTSFITGNTGEILAQCDRKTEDLRIISFNFKEIETMQAGWGLFRDRRPSMYGTLGCMDGQ; from the coding sequence ATGGAAAAAGTAAACGTCGCTGTCACGCAGATGGCCTGCAGCAAAACCTATGAAACCAACGTAAACAAGGCGGAACGGCTTGTACGGGATGCGGCAGCCAGGGGCGCAAACATCATACTGCTGCAGGAGTTGTTTTCAGGCCCCTATTTCTGCAAGGTACAGGATTTTACCTATTTTTCCCTGGCCCGGAAAACTGCCGAAAGTGACTTGATAAAACGATTCAGTGCCCTGGCCAAAGAGCTGTGTGTAGTGCTGCCCATCAGCTTTTTTGAACGGGCCAACCAGGCATATTTCAACAGTGTGGCCATGATTGATGCCGACGGCACAGTCATGGGAATCTATCGCAAAACCCACATTCCCCAGGGACCGGGCTATGAAGAAAAATATTATTTCAGCCCGGGCGACACCGGTTTCAAAGTCTGGGACACACGGTTCGCCAAGGTGGGCGTGGGCATCTGCTGGGACCAGTGGTTTCCGGAAGCAGCCCGCAGCATGGCGCTGATGGGGGCGGATATCTTGCTGTACCCCACGGCCATCGGGTCAGAACCCAAAATGCCCGGGTATGATTCCCAGCCCCACTGGCAGCGGACCATGCAGGGCCATTCCGCCGCCAATGTGATTCCGGTGTGCGCATCCAACCGCATTGGCACGGAAAAGGACCAGGATATTGAAATGACCTTTTACGGCACCTCCTTTATCACCGGAAACACCGGAGAGATACTTGCCCAGTGTGACCGTAAAACCGAAGACCTCAGAATCATTTCTTTTAATTTCAAAGAAATTGAAACCATGCAGGCGGGCTGGGGCCTGTTCCGGGACCGGCGTCCATCTATGTACGGAACGCTGGGCT
- a CDS encoding agmatine deiminase family protein, producing the protein MTQLIQIQGEHPLAGPPANGFFSIPVRTPQSDGLTMPAEWEEHDACWMVWPCSRECFKGVLPEAKQTYAEVARAIADFEPVYMLVNPEQWTEARNLLGSAVTLVKATCFDSWARDSAPTFVRDKKGKVAGIDWVFTGWGHYPITGPCDEGMAIEILRHLSMRRYTAPFILEGGSIHVDGKGTLITTEQCLLDPKRNAGYTKADFETLFKTYLGIDTVLWLANGLEGDETTGHVDILATFARPGLILLNNCIDPDDANFAVTQDAKQRLAGAVDACGKAIEIAEIPQPAPQKWNGERMDLSYINFYIPNGAIIMSSFNDPADDQAKEIMQQVFPNRTIVQIPSLPLFAGGGGIHCITQQQPSGTALPPF; encoded by the coding sequence ATGACACAACTGATACAGATTCAGGGGGAACATCCTTTGGCAGGTCCCCCTGCAAACGGATTTTTCTCCATTCCCGTGCGTACCCCCCAAAGTGACGGGCTGACCATGCCGGCAGAATGGGAGGAACATGATGCCTGCTGGATGGTGTGGCCCTGCTCCCGGGAGTGCTTCAAGGGTGTGCTCCCCGAAGCAAAACAAACCTATGCTGAAGTGGCCCGGGCCATTGCCGATTTTGAACCGGTTTATATGCTGGTCAACCCGGAACAATGGACAGAAGCCCGAAACCTTTTAGGCAGCGCTGTCACCCTGGTCAAGGCGACCTGCTTTGACTCCTGGGCCCGGGACAGTGCGCCCACCTTTGTGCGGGATAAAAAAGGCAAGGTGGCCGGCATCGACTGGGTCTTCACCGGATGGGGCCACTACCCCATTACAGGGCCCTGCGATGAGGGCATGGCCATTGAAATCCTGCGCCATTTGTCCATGCGACGGTACACCGCTCCCTTTATTCTGGAAGGCGGCTCCATCCATGTGGACGGAAAAGGCACGCTGATCACCACAGAACAGTGCCTGCTGGACCCCAAACGCAATGCGGGATATACCAAAGCGGATTTCGAAACCCTTTTTAAGACCTACCTGGGCATTGATACCGTGTTGTGGCTGGCCAACGGTCTTGAAGGGGATGAGACCACGGGGCATGTGGACATTCTGGCCACATTTGCCCGGCCGGGACTGATTCTGTTAAATAACTGCATTGACCCGGATGACGCCAATTTTGCCGTGACCCAGGATGCCAAACAACGGCTTGCAGGCGCGGTGGATGCCTGCGGAAAGGCCATTGAGATCGCGGAGATTCCCCAGCCGGCTCCTCAGAAGTGGAACGGTGAACGCATGGATCTCTCCTATATCAATTTTTACATACCCAATGGCGCCATCATCATGTCCTCATTTAACGATCCGGCAGATGATCAGGCAAAGGAGATCATGCAGCAGGTTTTCCCGAATCGCACCATTGTCCAGATCCCGAGTCTGCCTCTTTTTGCCGGCGGCGGCGGGATACACTGTATTACCCAGCAGCAGCCTTCCGGCACAGCCCTTCCACCCTTTTAA
- a CDS encoding polyamine ABC transporter substrate-binding protein: protein MKKITLTLLLMFAVFLQFPVASFAANELRVLIWSEYMPEDFMDNFTKDTGIKSRVELYESTEELVAKLQAGGVKQYDVVVPSDYIINTMIKLNLLQKLDHSKLPNLANLEDSFKNTAYDPGNEYTAPYQWGTVGMLYNKEKLGADYVASTALFFDPASRKGPVVMIDSIREMLGIALKYMGKSVNTIDKSDLKALADMMIETKSSKYFAGFDVGTGGRSKVVAGTAIAALVYNGDAMRAVTEAPDKFVFANPKEGGVIWADNMAIPAGAPHVDYAHTFINWVLDANNGAALSNWTQYATPNKAAKEFITPEDLSNPAIYPSQETMKTLEFITDLGKDNRYYDELWTMIKTR from the coding sequence ATGAAAAAAATAACCCTGACTCTGTTGCTGATGTTTGCCGTATTCCTCCAATTTCCGGTCGCATCGTTTGCTGCCAATGAACTTCGCGTTCTGATCTGGAGTGAATATATGCCCGAAGACTTTATGGACAACTTCACCAAAGATACCGGTATCAAAAGCCGGGTGGAACTCTACGAGTCCACCGAAGAGCTTGTGGCCAAACTGCAGGCCGGCGGTGTGAAGCAGTATGACGTGGTTGTCCCGTCCGACTACATCATCAACACCATGATCAAGCTGAACCTGCTCCAGAAGCTTGACCATTCCAAACTGCCCAACCTTGCCAACCTGGAAGACTCTTTCAAAAACACCGCATACGATCCGGGCAATGAGTACACCGCACCCTATCAGTGGGGTACCGTGGGCATGCTCTATAATAAAGAGAAACTGGGAGCCGATTATGTCGCGTCAACGGCTCTGTTCTTTGATCCGGCCTCCCGCAAGGGTCCTGTGGTCATGATTGACTCCATCCGGGAAATGCTGGGCATTGCCCTGAAATACATGGGCAAAAGTGTGAACACCATAGACAAAAGCGACCTCAAAGCCCTTGCCGATATGATGATCGAGACCAAGTCCAGCAAATACTTTGCCGGATTTGACGTGGGAACCGGCGGCCGCTCCAAAGTGGTTGCAGGCACGGCCATTGCCGCTCTGGTTTACAATGGTGATGCCATGCGTGCCGTGACTGAGGCCCCTGACAAATTTGTCTTTGCCAATCCCAAGGAAGGCGGCGTGATCTGGGCGGACAATATGGCCATTCCTGCCGGTGCCCCCCATGTGGACTATGCCCACACGTTCATCAACTGGGTGCTGGATGCCAATAATGGCGCCGCACTGTCCAACTGGACCCAGTATGCCACCCCAAACAAGGCCGCCAAAGAATTTATCACCCCTGAGGACCTGAGCAATCCGGCTATTTACCCCAGTCAAGAGACCATGAAGACCCTTGAGTTCATCACTGACCTTGGGAAAGATAACCGGTACTATGACGAGCTGTGGACAATGATCAAAACCAGATAG